GCCTTTCCACCTAAGGAGGGGATGAGTTGAAAGAAATTCATTTCCCTCATGACCCGAACTCGGAATTGTTCATTTGGCCCATagagttacacatcctctttcacTCCATGCGCATGaagtttcttcaaaaaaaaagtcatgATTGTCCTCGACATCTCCGAGATCATTCGTCTGTTGCACTAAGTCGCTATGAGTCTTACGGTCATCGACGGGGTTTCCCATCATAGATGCCCTTTACGATGGTTGTAGTTGGTTTTGCTTATCTTAATATCTTTGCAGGGCTCGTAGTTGTATTTGTGCATTAACCTTGCAGCTTGAACGATGATAAATCAATAAATGGTGGTGAAGCTGGGAACTACATCACCATTGATAGCTACAGGATGAAcccccatggtcgagcttgcgaccataaacaaagcactaccgggagatagcTCGGATAATCTTAAAAAAAGAATCTTTCTCCTAAacaataaaagcaagaacatgtttttaagcatagtatgcaccttcgggtattcttggtCCTTACCATTTCAGGTGACGATTAAGAAGAACAGGGGACATACGATGCCTGAGAACATAAGGTTTGCATCATCTGAACACTTTGATGCTCTTTGAAGTGGGAACACACTCAAAAGGAGACCCCGACATTACACACTTGACTTTCacacaaaagtccaagtgtggggAAAATCGCATAGTGTGACGCTACAAGTTCCAGCCATCCAAAGGAGTATCCTTATTTCAAGAAGGTGTCAGCCTTGGCTTGCTTGAAAAAAGATAGaggtgaaaaaaaagaaaaaaagagagagatataaaaaataaaaaaagaagaaaagagaaaagaaaaaaataaagagagagaaaaaaaagagagaaaggaggaAGGAAAGAGTGGGAGAGAGTCGGCAACCTTCACACAAAACTCCATTCGGTCCTGGCTCCACACACTCAAGGTAGCTCACACATGAATACAATCAAGAAATTCTTCACTTCTTTTCCAGGCCTTTGCTGCTCTACTCAACACGCCATTGCCCCAGCAATTCCCAGACATCCATCGTATATGCTGACGGTAAGTATACTCGGGTAAGCAAAGGTAAGATTCACCAATCCCTTACTGATATTTATCTCCATAGAGCTTGATCATGCAAAATTCTTGCTTCCTTTGTTTACGTTCATATGCTCTGGTTCGGATGTATTTGGACAGTAcatccataggctttttaaattaagcatggtgcttaggttaaacaGCCTTCTTTAATCAAATTCGACATGGTGTTGAATTTTGGTTAATGAACTTTGGAGTAATACTACCATAAACTTTGGATGCATATCTtttgtggactaacccctgcagggaaacttttcaaatttgacGGGTAAAGTCCTCAAGTTCATGTAATAGATAAGGCAAGGCCCTCTCTGCGCTTCGAATAATTAAATTTGCATAACATGCAATGGGAGGCATAAATCACATTTCATTGTACACCATGTCAAATGACCCTTTGTTgtgttcaagcaattttttatCCTAGCCTTGCTTGAGTCTAGATGAAAAGGTAAAATTGGTGAATAAAAGGGACAAAAAAATTTTCTGATAAAGgaatatctctctctctctaaaaaaaggagaaatttgatgaaataaaTTGATGGCAAGCATTTTGGGATCCATGCTAGCTTAATCTTTTGAACCTGATTTTTCTTgaagcatggatgtgaacaacaaatctAAAAAATCATTCAAAATTCTTTATACATTCCTagagtatttgttgtccactaacaTTTTGCAGGAAGGCAAATGAACAACCAAGGAGCAACGTATAGTAACTCCATCATCCACACAATGCTCCTTCATCCCATGGAAAGACAGATGCAGGAGGAACCAAGCTGAACAAATGCAAAGCTTTGATTCATGAATATGAAGCTTAACTCTTGCATTTTTGTTCCATGCTAGGTGAGTTTTTAAGGTCAGTATCCCACATGCCTCATGTATCCTCACTCATGTCTCCATTCTGCTAAGTTACTCATCATGTCCACTTTGCCATCCCAAGaatacaaaaaaatataaatagaaaaaaataacaataataataaaaaaatataaaaataaaatttggtgCTTCAAGCACTTCTTGCTTTTTTTTATTAAATAAAGTGTAGACTCCTTGGTGTTCGAAACCGGTAGAGTCCTTGTTTGTTTCCACTTTTTGATGAATAAAACatgtacaagaataagtgtggggggggggggaactaTCAAGCTCAACAACCACTCGTTCGAGATCTCCCCTAACATGTTGCACAAATTCAGATGGCACAACGCACTGAAGAACAGGATGGATCAGATTCAGGGATTGATGATTGAACCTCTAGTTCAACCAAACCACCTCTGAatcaccttcctcttcttcctctacaaACGAAGATTTGTGCAACACTACCCTCAAACTCCCTCTTTCTTGAGTTTAAACAAATTGCATGCTGAtcactaaaattaaactcaatgaATCTTGCCAATCCACTTGTGCACTCCATGCACTTCcatgaataaacttgcatactctttattcctcgcattctttctagttcttgtgaacatatatcttcatagggaccccatactatctaagtaattgactaatgtgatatgattggatgaatggaaccaCGCTCTTTCTTGCAAAGTACTtgagatttcttttcaaaaaaaatcatcaatagcttgtctcatcaaattaatgaaaattcctaccaatgccaaagttagattttcatgctcaaaccttcatatgcagtttgacttttctttgagttttgtcaaattctttgacccttgttagagacttgtcacactctcatgatcaagatcacgcacacgtccactcacatagCAAACATTATCATCCACCCACATAATAAAACTTCATGTCATACCATGACTCTTTCTCTCTAAAAGTGACCATCAAGGAtgtgggctatgcaaaaagaaataaaagatgcatacccaaagaaggtatgccacatgctcaaaAGGCATGGAAAAAAAGAACAGTAAAGGAAccatgcatacccaaagaaggtatgccacatgcccacaaggcatgtcaaaaagaaagaaaattagaaaaaaagagaaagttaGTCCACATccatggaaaataaagaagagagatggatcatgcaaaggagttcatccaccctGCACAAAAAAAttcccacacacttgcacatattgatcagattgtatgactcatttctgcttggatcttgtttttgacttagcaacataagcaaagcaaacatgcctctttactcctaccctgagctccacataagcctgattagatgataggagaaaagaacacagcaactttgccttggtgaggatccaAAACAAAAAGGGTGATTCGAGAGAATAATTTGAGAAGCAAGTCTattctttcttttcaaaaataaaaataaaaacccaTGTTTCCAAGCCGGAAGAGATAGGAACCTGAATTTTGTattgttccattcttcaattagccaagaaagcatggtagccacaCAAAAGTTCACAGAATTTGGAAGaaacttggaataacttgtatgcaggtttcaTAAAAACGAGTTGCATCCACATTAGTCCTTcaacctttactcgaggacgatcaaaggactaagtgtggaggtgttgttgacggtcctttaGTGTCATATCTGACCGTCAACTCTGGCAAAGAACAATACCAAAACAAACAACAAACTAGAGATAGGAGTTTAATACTAAttatttccacaagttttggtgaatgacTGTTTCCAGGAGACCGTGTCTGCATACGGAGGGAAACCATGCTCAAATGAAGCCAGAAGTACATTTCAGAGCATGTTATACGAGCATGAAAATTAGAGGGCCCACATCCAGAAGCAAATCAGCCCAAGACCATGAGAAAAGACACTTCTGACAAACCAAAGGCAGATACAAGGATCCAAGGGCCAAATGACGTACCAAACCAACAAAACTTTAGGGGAACACAAAGGAGTTACACTAAGGCCCACCTATCAATTGTCTAGAGGAAGGAGGGCCCGAGGGGGCCCCAtttggggtcggccgaccccttggGTCACCCGACCCCCTGCTGGGCCCAATGAGGCCCATTTTTCTCCTTCATATTGTCAACATGTTTCCTACGCCAGCTCTGGGTGGTACCACCTCGAAAGATCACCCAATGTTCCACCCTTGGagggctatataaggaggaggagagcccccaaTTCAAGACACaacaagagaggaggaagagctcCACTCCAAGGCTTAGGCCTAGTActtagaaaatagggagagagtgaggggtagttcggaggggcgccggcatgtcggcgctcttctccggccttgtacctcgacggatgcttcctTTCTTAAGTAAGTATTCGTGATCTCATATGGTTGTGAGTTTCTTGGTTAAGTTagttttattctttatttgctTGCGGGATCATCGTCTGTCCTCGTGACGGGTGCTCTAGTCTGATGGCTCGAGTCGTGGATAGAGTCGGGTCTAGAGTAGTAATCGgtagtgtagacgtggtgtctaggctataGGTTACCGttgtttgcataccttctccACGGTCTGTAGGGGTAgacgacaggtggtgacagtcttgtccgtcccttgtagtcccccacgtgagggttgggtgtagagctaatagccggatactcttggcagaccaggagtaagccggtgcccgaagtaagtaAGTGGAGGTAGAACCTATCTTTACTAGAACTCTAAGCCATAGGAATTCTCTCTATCCTTGCCTACCTACCTCTTGTTTGTCCTTGGACGAACCAGTTAGAAGGTTAGTACCTCTGTTCCCCGTggaaatacgatacccttgaatactcaggGTGAAGTGCTATAACGATATCTCCGTACGTCGCGGATTATtctgtgaacgttaagaaataccaatagGTGCGTAGGCATGGAAGTCtgaggcggtggccggcggtgaagGTGAAGGTCATGCAGGTTCGTGCCGATGGATCGAGAGCGGCGAAGGACGAATGCTGGGCTTGGACCGAGGGACCGGGAGGCTGGGCAACTAGCTGCGGTGATAGTGTTAACCAAGTCAAGACGACCGTCGTGCAAGTCGAGCGGAGGCTCAAGAAGACTTGGTGCCTGGGCGTTCGAGGATGGTGATGACACATGTCGAGGATCAAAAGATCGATGCACGGTTTCcgggtttgggcctcaaaaacCGAGGAAGAATTCTAGCAGGAATCGGGATGGAGTGCCCGAGGAGGTCGGAGGACAGGTGGTGGGATTGCGAAGCTTGCGTCGAGACAAAGCAAAGTCGTGAAGTCGCCGGGTCCATCCAATGCTTCAAGAAAAAGTTAGATAAAATTgcccctgcgtggttgtgtatCTCATTTAATAGTATAGGGGTACTAATAATTGGGATAGAGACTTGGCGAAAAAAGAAGAATGATAGGGTGCTGGTTAGCCTGTTGACCGAGCCCCCTTTCTTTTGTTCTCCCGTCGCCCCCTTCTTCACTCCCcagatttctttctttttcccctttctttcttctcctcacaTAGGGTTAGGGATTTGAGATGGAGACATAGTTATTGAAGCTGTGAATCTGCGGGAAAGGAGAGCCTTCCCTCCTGGTatcctctgggcttttgattttGTTGAATCTCGTGTGTCTCTTGTGTGTATTTTGGTTTCCCCTTTGTTATTTTTGCGCCAAGGGCTGCAGGAGCTCGGTTGGAGGTAGGCTTGGCGCACAGCTAGCAGTGGCACTGGGCGCCTGATCTGCATGCGGTGGTCAGCAGCCTTGGGAGCTTGCAGAGGAGGCCACGCAGGGGGCGCACAGCTGAAGGTTCTAAGGGCAAATACAACAGTGCAGACAACTGCTGTCTTTTTGTCTTAAACAGACAGCTGAACAAATAGGTTGTACAATGTATTGTCTATTTGGCTGTCTGCAGTGTGATTAATTTATCCTTTGACATACAAATTCATGGTGATCTAGTGCATAATTGATTTTTGTAGCCATTTTGTTGCATAGATGACAGAATGCACAATACATTCAAATAATTCACATaaatcttatatatatatataacatattAAATCATAAAATGTATATAAACATTAATTTGCATGTATTTTCTAACAAATTTTAAGCCACCTATACATTAAATCATAAAAGGCATATAAAATAACAAAAAACATAGCAAACTTATTTTCTCTTATTGTacacaaagaaaacaaaagatgaAAACATGGTTTTTgccattttattatttttctgtaatttacTAGACATTTCTCAATTTTCAAGCAGTAAGTACAAAATACATTTAAACTTCTCAAGAGTAAAGGTTACAGTTTTGAAATGTAAACAAAATTTGATTCATATTTTGTTGAATCAATACATAATTTAATATGCATTTAAACACCCTAGCACAAATAAATTTATAGATAAAAACACAGGATAATAGCATGGGTATTCATATTTTTTAAATGTAAAGCATCACAAGATAGAGCAAAATAAATTTGAGATTATTTGGACCTGTATTTATTTTACTATGAATTTCACCAAATCATAAACACACAAATACTAAACATTCATTGCTTGTTAGCTTGTACTGTTCATCTTCCCCGTGCATCTCCATCTCCCGTCATTTCTCATCACGGTTGAAGCCACGGAGCTCCCTGCAGCTAGCCAAAGTTCCATGCCCACAGCTCACCTCTGGCCGATTCCTCACGCCCCCGGCACCGCAACCTCCGCAGCTATCTCCATGGTCTATCTATTGGCCCATCCGAGCCTCACCGCGATGGGAATTTCAGATCTTGCAGCCATCACTGACAAGCACCTTACCATCGGGAGGCTAAACGCAAAAATCCATTGCATATCGACGGGTCGCGACGGCCCGTTGTACGTGCCCTAAGGGCCAGCGGTAGCATTACTGGTGAGGGGCAGGGTGCAGACCAGTGCTGCGTCGACAGCAGCAGGTAGCCGTGAGCAGGTGAGCAACTTGGCGCTTTTCTTCTCCATTCAGTTCAGTGTCCGCCAGCAGACTTGGCAGGCAGCGGCAGCACAGCCAGAGCAGCGGCAATTTCAGCAAGCACACAAGATGCTCGGGAAAATTTCCAGCAAGTATTTTTGTTGCACTTGTGTGTCTGCTTGGCTGTTTTGCAGGTCCCAACAAGCGCATGCGTGTGTGGGGAAATCCATGGTGCAACACCGTTGAGTTGCAGCTAGTTCCGTCGACGCCCACCAATTGTTCGAGGAATTGCTGCACACATGTTTTCCGTCGACGCCCACCTTTGCTAGTGCTAGTCTTTGCTGTGTTTAGCTAGTTGTTTTCATTCTTTGCTCGTGTTAGTTGTCTTGTAGCTCTTGTTCCTACTAGCTTTTGTGTCTGCTGTCTAAAAGAAAACCAAAATAAAAATTAGTTTAGTTGTACTCAagttagctagatttaattccAGCTCTTCTAGCTTTTGTTTATACGTGTACTAACTCTTGTTTCTCGAGTTCTTGAAGTTCTTTATGGTGATTTTTCTCTGATCGGCTTTTGTGAGTTTGTGCAAGTGAGCGAGTTTCGTGTGTGCTTTTCACCGCTTTGCTTCCACGAGTGTGTTCTGGCTCATGTGAGCGAGTAATGTCGATAGCAGTCCTGAGCTATGCGGTACTGATACTCACTGTCTGAGGTTTGTCGAGTGCTTTAGGGACTTTTTCTCTCCAGTTTTTTTGAAATCGGATTTAAGGCTCCTATTCACCCCTTGGTGGCCTGTTTGGTCCTTCACATGGTAGGAGTAAGTAACTAAATAGCGGAAGGCGTGGTGCCTAAGGGTTGTTACCTCGGGTTGTGTTCCATCCCACAGAACCACAGTGTTAGGCGGAAGGTGAAGTCCTTCCTCCCGCCGAAGTTAGTGAGTAGCAAGTTATCTAGGTAACGAGTAGGCTAAGTTAGACCCTCTTTCCTCGTTCCTCTTTTCCCTTGGTGGGTCTCGTCCAATAGTTCTAGGTCTAGTTGCGCTTATCGTTGCTTGAATTCGATATcgggtatactccctggtgaaagctataTATACAttggtctctgtgcgcttgcagagttGTTCgtataggctaaggagtgccaacaataACACAATAATATATTGGATATACAGAGAAAGCATAGCATGAAAATATATAAAACGTGATGCATTCATCATCACAAAATTCTTATATCAAATAGAACTTTCTAACAAGGATATGAAGGTCGATCAAACTTGCTATTTTAGTTTTGCAAAGAAAAAGTGTTTGGCATGTACATGTGTACACATTCATTATCGCCACCTTCAAATGTCTACGAAGTTGATGCAAGTTTCAAAATCAATGTCTGCCGTCCCAACATCTGTTCATTGTTAATACACTGCTCAAACCTTGAAGCATGTGGAGAACCTAGATGTATTTTTGCCATTTAAACATCAACTTGTGTTGTCGCAGCCATAAGCTCTTCGATTCAAAACAACCCGCAGCATTTGAAGCCCTGAAATGGAAAATGTTTTCAATAACGTCGTATCCCGTGGCTCGAAAACAGATAGCTGGGAATGAATTCAGTAGTGTTCAATATTGTAAAGGGGTCCTCAAATTGAAGAGAAACTGAAATTCAATTCCACCTTGGGTGCATGATCATAAAGATCATGATGAGTGGCTCGAGTTGGAGTAGGGCGTTGTATTTGCTCAATGCTAGGCGTTGGAGGAGCACTCCTCCTTTCCTCCCTTAGCTGGTTAAAGACAAGTGTATACTGTTGAGCACCTGCGCTGCTGTTGCTCTCATTCCAGTTGCCCCAGGTCGGCACTGAGCCAGAGCCACCTCGTGCAGCCTATGCATATTACACAAATTAAGCTCCGGTTCACATTGTAGCGGATTTAAATGGACGTATTTTCGTACTCTGCTTGCAATAAGTTCTTGCCGTCTTTTTATTTATACTGACAGCTATAAACTGAACCATAACAAAACTAATAGAGTTGTGTTTAATGCATCatgaatttaaattttgaacaaaGTACCACTCCctttgttccaaattataggtcaatTAGTTCATCTAAATAAATAATTTATACTATGTATCTGGACATTGCGTATATCTAGATGTATAGTAAAAGTTATATACCTAGAAAATTCAAAATTACCTATAATTTAGAACCAAGGGAGTACTAAAGAACATTTTATCTTTTCAGTTCGTCACCCACATCCGTGCTGGCACTATGAAAATGGTATGGATACTTGCAAAGTATCCCTACCAATTATTATGTGGTAATATCCATACCGGTTTGTAACACCAACAGATTCAGGATACCAAACTATAGGCTAAGATGTTCTAACATCACATGATTAGACAATTCTCAAAAACTTGCTGCTCGTGTGAGTGCCAAAATTGCAACCTCCACGCGAAGCCTCCATACTGTCCCACCTAACAAtggtgcagttttttttttccccttGACCTTCTTTGCCAAAAAATTTGGTCAGGGCACCTAAACTATTGGAAATAAAAGGATACATAATTAactgcaaagttgtagatcccaTTGCAAGCTACAATTTTCATGTAAAGTTATTCTGCATCCATATGTATCTATATGAAGAAATTATGGATTACCAAAAAGAATTGCAATTCAGATACAAACGTGAGATACTATCGGTGCAAAATCATAGCAAAAAACGGCATGGAAactaagtactccctccgttccaaaatgtggtcgttttgacttttctagattcatatattttgctatgtataTAGATATGCGCTATAcatagatgcatagcaaaccctATGAATCTAAAACAGCCAAAATGacttacattttggaacggagggagtatccaCTAATCAGGCCGGTATATATGCTGATTTATAACACACCTAGGCTTATCATTTTCAGCTCGTGGAACGAACCAACACTAGCTAATGTCTTATCCGACCCTTTTCATATCCTTTGGCAGGACGCCAAGGATGAGTGCCTTTGAGCAATCGGCTTAGGATGAGACATGTCTCGTGGCTTTGTCCTAGCGAAGGTGAGGAATAATTGAACTTAGAATGTCTTGGCTGTTCCTGAAATGATGTAAAAACAATGCTAAATGGGACTTGAATAGTACTCACTTTGGCTTGGTTTCGTGATCGATTGGCGCAGTCCTGAGGTTTCACTGGCTTGGCATCAGGTGCTCGTTGCGGAGTTCTAGGGCCAGCTGGGGCAGGGACCATTCGAGCTGGAGATGCCTCCGGGGGAGGTGTGATGCCAATGTTGCTTCTTCGCTTCCTTGCATTTTCAAAATACATGGTATAAGGGGAACCACCGTCATTGGCCTTCCACTCGCCAAATTTTGGAATGCTCCCAGCAGTACCCTGTAAGAGTACATTTGTTGAATAGTTTCAGAATCATTAGGGACAACAGAGTACACACAAAAAATTTGATCATATATCTCATCTAAGACAGGAAGTAGCTAGGGCTATCATTTCCTAATAAAACCTAACTGACTAGGCTACACTCAATTTGTTtttcattaggacagtgttaaaGACTATGAACCGTGAATTATCGTGCCCAAATAGTGAAGAACTTGCAGGTTCCAATGGCATCTAGTAATAATATATATAGTCATGGGCATCAGTCCATAACTTTAATTTGGCAAAAGGAAATCCGTTTAAAAATTGGAATAATAACTTTATCTTTTTTTGTGTGCAAGGACCAAGTATAGAAAGTGCGTACACCAAAACTTTGAAAAATTTGTTACCAGCACGCAAGTGCAAAGTCAAATATCTAAACGTTGAAAAGCTTATTGATCACAAGATtgaatttatttctgtttttgGGTCCAGGACCCTGGTGGTTTTTTAGCACATACTGAGTTGCTGACACTTGGCAGAGCATGGGTTTTAAATAGAGATCATCAGGTCAACTAGGTGGTTGTAGGCGGCAAGAAATACAAAGTTCAAAGGGAattcttttgtttttgttttttcttcctTTGTGGATAATATCCAGATACTATGTCAATTACCACCAATTAACATTGAAAGCAGAGCATAAGACATCAAAATCGAAACATTGTTATCCTTTCTCTGTCAAACATAAATTTCCATAGTACACAATCGCATCAAATTTGAAGACAACCTTTTAGCAAGCCATATATAGGTAATCAACAAACTTACGAGAAAGAGAAGCTGAAGAAAAGATAAGGTCGAACATACCTCCATTATCC
This genomic interval from Panicum virgatum strain AP13 chromosome 8K, P.virgatum_v5, whole genome shotgun sequence contains the following:
- the LOC120644339 gene encoding uncharacterized protein LOC120644339, giving the protein MEGTAGSIPKFGEWKANDGGSPYTMYFENARKRRSNIGITPPPEASPARMVPAPAGPRTPQRAPDAKPVKPQDCANRSRNQAKAARGGSGSVPTWGNWNESNSSAGAQQYTLVFNQLREERRSAPPTPSIEQIQRPTPTRATHHDLYDHAPKGFKCCGLF